ATGTCGGCGATGATCTCGCCGAAGGTCTCCAGGCCCGACTTGCCCACGAGCTCGCGCTGGCCGGGCGACTCGATCTGGAAGATGCCGAGCGTGCGGGCGGTGCCGATCAGCTCGAAGGTCGCCGGGTCGTCGAAGGGCACCTGGGCCGGGTCGTCCAGGTCGATCTCGACGCCCTCGACGCGGCGCACCTCGGCGACCGCGTGGGCCATCGCCGACTGCATCCGGATGCCGAGCACGTCGAGCTTGAGCAGGCCGAGGTCCTCCACGTCGTCCTTGTCGAACTGGCTCATCGGGAAGCCGGCGAAGCTGGCCTCGACGGGCGTGCGGTCCAGCAGGGTGTGGTCGGACAGCAGGACGCCGCACGGGTGCATGGCGATGTGGCGGGGCAGGCCGTCGAGACGCTCGGCAAGCGAGAACAGCAGCCCCAGCCGCTGCTCGCCGAGCCCGGCGGCGCGCAGCTCGGGCAGGTCACGCAGGGCCGCGCGGGCGTCGCGCGCCCGGACGCGCGGGAACGCCTTGGCGATGGCATCGAGCTCGCCGCCGGGCAGGCCGAGCGCCGCCCCGACGTCACGGATCGCGTGACGGACGCGGTAGGTCTCGCGCATCGACACGCTCACGCAGCGCTCGCCGCCGTAGCGGTCGAGGACCGCCTCGTAGATCTCCAGGCGTCGGGCCGACTCGACGTCGAGGTCGATGTCGGGCAGGTCGCGCCGCAGCGGTGAGAGGAAGCGCTCCATGAGCAGGCCGTGCCGGATCGGGTCGACGCCGGAGACCCCGAGGAGGTAGTTGACCAGGCTCCCCGCCCCCGACCCGCGGGCGGCGGACCGGATGCCGCGCTCGCGGACCAGGTCGCAGACGTCGGCGACGGTGAGGAAGTAGGAGGCGTAGCCGAGCGAGGCGATCAGCTGCAGCTCGTCGTCGAGGCGCTTCCAGATGCGTTGGCGGGGCGCGTCGCCGTAGCGGCGGCCCACCGCGCCCTCGCACCTGGCGCGCAGGACGTGGTCGGCCGAGACCAGCCCGCCCCGGGTCACCTCGGGGGCGAGCTCGGGGAAGTGGACCTCCCCGAGGCCGAGGTCGCGCCGGGGGTCGAGCGCGCACCGGTCGGCGAGCACCCGTGTGCGGGCGGTCAGCGCGCGGCACTCCCGGCCGTCCAGGCCACCGAACCGGCCGACCTCCTCGACGGCGACCGCCATCTCCTTGCCGGACTTGAGGTAGCCCTCGGCGTTGCGCCGGTCGAGGTGGCGCAGGTCGAGCGGCACCAGCCGACGGGCGGCGTCGAGCACGTCGGTCACGACCGCGTCGCGGCGGTCGGCGTGACGGACCAGGTTGCTCACCACCGCGGGCAGCCCCTCGGCGCGCGCGGCCCGCGCCATCCAGGCGGCATGGAGCGCGGCACCGGCACCGGACCCGCCGACGCGGTGGTTGACCACCTCGACGGCCAGGTCGGCGGGGTCGAACAGGTCGCGCCAGCGTCGCAGCACCGCTCGGGCGTGGTCGCCGCGGCGAGCGGTGGCGGCGAGCCCGACCTCGGACGCGGGACCGAGCAGCGCCACCACGTCGCGGCCGGCGGCGTGCTCGGCCACCAGGTCGAGGCTGCACACCGGGTCGCCGCGGTCACCGAGGAGGTGGGTGGCCGAGACCAGCCGGCAGATCGCCGCCCACCCCTGCTTGCTGCCCGCCAGGAAGGTGACTCGCGGGAGCCGGCGGTCTCGGGTCGCGCCACCCCGGGCCGGGGTGCGGGGACGCGGGGCCGGCCGGTCCCCGTCGTGGCGACCGTCCCGACCCGACCCCCTGCCCGGGCCGTTCGCCGGCCGGAGGAGTCCCGAGGGGGCGAGGGCCAGGTCGACGCCCAGGACCGGCCGGAGGCCCGCCCGCTGGCAGGCCTTGACGAAGCGGACTGCGCCGTAGACGCCGTCACGGTCGGTCAGTGCGAGCGTGTCCATCTCGTGCTCCGCGGCGCGACCGACCAGCACGTCGGGCAGCGAGGCCCCGTGCTGGAGGGAGTAGCCGGACGCGACGTGGAGGTGGACGAACGGGTCGCCCACCGCGCTAGCCGAGCCGGGCGAGCCGGTCGACGCAGGGCCGGTGGGGGGCCAGGCCCAGCGACTCCTCCACGATCGCGAGGAACCGGTCGGCCTCCCGCACCAGGTCGTCGGCCTCGCGCTCGGTCACCGCGCCACGGGCCCCCGAGGCCGCCGCGGCCCGCTTGGCCGCGCCCTGGGAGAAGAACGCCGCCCACTCGGCGAGCTCGGGGGCCACCTCGGCCAGCAGGACCCAGGCGTTGCGCTGCGGGCGGCGCCGCCGGGGCTGCACGTCGGGACGGGCACGGGCCGCCAGCATCGCCGCGGTCGCCCGCAGGGCTGCCATGTGGGCGTGGGCGTAGCGCAGTCCCACGTCACCCACGGTGATCGCCTCGCTCAGCGCCCGGGCGGAGCGCTCGAGGTAGGCGAAGCTGGCCGCCGGCACCGCGAACGGGTCGGTCGGGCCCGGCGGGAGCACGGTGGGACCGGTCGGCGCAGTCGTCGACCTCGTCGTCGTCGTCATCGGGCGGGCCTCAGTCCACGCACCGGGCGAGCAGCCAGGTGCCGTCGGCCCAGTCGAAGACCAGGTCGAAGACACCGCGGCCCTCGCGGGTGGCGTTGCGTCCGGCGGCCGCCTCGACCCGCCAGACCTCGCGCTCGGCGAGCGGGTCGGTGGCCGGGTCAGGGGCCGGGATGACCGTGGTGGCCTCGCCGGCCCGGCGGCCCTCGTCCGTGCCGCGGGCGGCGTCGGCCTCCGCGGACTGCCACCACGGCCCGGTCTCCACCCAGCGGGAGAGCACGTCGGCGACCTTCCACAGCCGGCCCCGCCACAGGAACTGCTCAGGGCCCTCCACGGGTCCCTGGGCTCCCCTCACCATGCCCCGGCGGACCTCCACCGGGTCGTCGTACCTGCGCATCCCCAACCTCCACGGATCGTGCGTGCCCTCCGGACACCGGCGGGCTCGCCGCGTGTCCCTGCCTGTTGTCCTCGACCCGTCCGACCCCGACTGCTGCGCACGCTCCCCTCGCTCACCTGAGCGTGAGAGGGTGCGTGGCGGGGGTGGGGGTCGAGGTCACCCCCGCCAGGTGTTCGAACAAGTGTTCGAACGATCGTCAAGGTAGTCGCCGCTCTCACGTGGCGTCAACCCCGAGTCGAGAGCTGTGGAGGACCGTGAACCCGTCGAACCCCTCGAGCCCCGGCCCCTCCACGTCCCCCACTCCACCGGGGACCACCGACAGTTCTGCCGAGGACGGCGCCGGCGCCCGCGAGCACGCCTCGATCACCGCGTTCCGCGCCGCGCTCGCCGAGGCCGGCGGGACCGGACGCGTCGTCGTGCTGCCCTCCTCGGTCCACACCGCCGCGCTGGCCGCGGAAGCGCTGGGCTGCGAGG
This genomic window from Nocardioides marmoribigeumensis contains:
- a CDS encoding SAV_6107 family HEPN domain-containing protein, encoding MTTTTRSTTAPTGPTVLPPGPTDPFAVPAASFAYLERSARALSEAITVGDVGLRYAHAHMAALRATAAMLAARARPDVQPRRRRPQRNAWVLLAEVAPELAEWAAFFSQGAAKRAAAASGARGAVTEREADDLVREADRFLAIVEESLGLAPHRPCVDRLARLG
- a CDS encoding DNA polymerase III subunit alpha — its product is MGDPFVHLHVASGYSLQHGASLPDVLVGRAAEHEMDTLALTDRDGVYGAVRFVKACQRAGLRPVLGVDLALAPSGLLRPANGPGRGSGRDGRHDGDRPAPRPRTPARGGATRDRRLPRVTFLAGSKQGWAAICRLVSATHLLGDRGDPVCSLDLVAEHAAGRDVVALLGPASEVGLAATARRGDHARAVLRRWRDLFDPADLAVEVVNHRVGGSGAGAALHAAWMARAARAEGLPAVVSNLVRHADRRDAVVTDVLDAARRLVPLDLRHLDRRNAEGYLKSGKEMAVAVEEVGRFGGLDGRECRALTARTRVLADRCALDPRRDLGLGEVHFPELAPEVTRGGLVSADHVLRARCEGAVGRRYGDAPRQRIWKRLDDELQLIASLGYASYFLTVADVCDLVRERGIRSAARGSGAGSLVNYLLGVSGVDPIRHGLLMERFLSPLRRDLPDIDLDVESARRLEIYEAVLDRYGGERCVSVSMRETYRVRHAIRDVGAALGLPGGELDAIAKAFPRVRARDARAALRDLPELRAAGLGEQRLGLLFSLAERLDGLPRHIAMHPCGVLLSDHTLLDRTPVEASFAGFPMSQFDKDDVEDLGLLKLDVLGIRMQSAMAHAVAEVRRVEGVEIDLDDPAQVPFDDPATFELIGTARTLGIFQIESPGQRELVGKSGLETFGEIIADISLFRPGPVKSDMITPYLEAKHGYRLPTYLHDDLRPILRETRGVVVYHEQVIEIVAQLTGCGYAEADEARRALGSVEGMAEVRTWFFPRALGRGYALTVVEQVWRVIAAFASFGFCKAHAAAFALPTYQSAWLKTHHTAAFLAGVLTHDPGMYPKRLLLDDARHFGIAVLGVDVDHSEATYTVVRLDDGDGIRVPLAEVKGITEAEVARIVAARPYTSLTDFWQRAGVSRPVVEHLVVAGGFDRIHRIRDVGGSPGEPRGGQTRRGTVTRRDLLLLVADLDRHTRVLQRAGSARGVSGRRRAPAAASRLEQAVDRNSAGGSGPGRSGVWGRAAAQSLATPPPAPVDSVQLALDLGDGPVDLLHEGETSGLPEMDAAERVHAELEVLGLDTSRHVVELYDAFLDELGVVRSRDLLRPRRTDRPMLVAGVKVATQTPPIRSGRRVVFLTLDDSTGPVDLTFFEDALGPCATTVFHSWLLVARGELRRTGRRGVSLRATGCWDLTTLFEAWRAGGTAAVHALLDPTAEPASGAAGGQAPRKLWHSSPGSSGR
- a CDS encoding DUF6504 family protein — its product is MRRYDDPVEVRRGMVRGAQGPVEGPEQFLWRGRLWKVADVLSRWVETGPWWQSAEADAARGTDEGRRAGEATTVIPAPDPATDPLAEREVWRVEAAAGRNATREGRGVFDLVFDWADGTWLLARCVD